The window attctacaaatgcactcagtaattcttagtatcatcacatagatgtatgatcatcatttcttagtacatttgcatcgatttaggaaaagaactagcaaaacagcagaaaaaaatatagaatgttaatatagagaagagaattaaaataataatactaataaaatatatatatataaaaagaggaaaaagaaaaaaacaaaaacaaaagatacaaacacacaaacaaacaaacaaaaaaccatatttcaggtgcagcttcattcagtgttccaacctagttacattacacttaggtattattgtgctgtccatttttgagtttttgtatctagtcctgttgcacagtctgtatcccttcagctccaattacccattatcttaccctgtttctaactcctgctggtctctgttaccaatgatatagtccaagctgattctcgaatgtcggttcacatcagtgggaccttacagtatttctcctttagttttgggctagactcactcagcataatgttctctaggtccatccatgttattacatgcttcataagtttagtctgtcttaaagctgcataatattccatcgtaggtatacgccacagtttgtttagccactcatctgttgatgaacattttggctgtttccatctctttgcaattgtagataatgctgctataaacactggtgtgcaaatgtccgtctgtgtctttgcccttaagtcctttgagtagatacctagcagtggtattgctgggtcataatccattctgccattctatgtcttttgattgggaaattcagtccattaacttttagtattattactgtttggataatattttcctctaccattttggcttttgtattatatatatcatatctgattttccttctttctacactttactccatacctctctcttctgtcttttcgtatctgactctagtgctccctttagtatttcttgcagagctggtctcttggtcacaaattctctcagtgactttttgtctgagaatgttttaatttctccttcatttttgaaggacaattttgctggatataggagtcttggttggcagtttttctcttttagtaatttaaatatatcatcccactgtcttctagcttccatggtttctgctgagaaatctacacatagtcttattgggtttcccttgtatgtgacagattgtttttctcttgctgctttcaagatcctctctttctctttgacctctgacattctaactagtaagtgtcttggagaacgcctatttgggtctattctctttggggtgcgctgcacttcttggatctgtaaatttaggtctttcataagagttgggaaattttcagtgataatttcttccattagtttttctcctccttttcccttctcttctccttctgggacacccacaacacgtatatttgtgcgcttcatattgtcattcagttccctgatcccctgctcaagtttttccattcttttccctatagtttctgtttctttttggaattcagatgttccatcctccagttcactaattgtagcttctgtctctttagatctaccattgtaggtatccattgttttttccattttttcttctttgtccttcactcccataagttctgtgatttgttttttcagattttctatttcttctttttgttcagcccatgtcttcttcatgtcctccctcaatttattgatttggtttttgaagagtttttccatttctgttcgtatattcagcattagttgtctcagctcctgtatctcatttgaactattggtttgttcctttgactgggccatatcttcaattttctgagcgtcatccattattttctgctggtgtctgggcatttgatcagatttccctgggtgtgggacccagctggttgaaaggtttttctgtgaactctctgggctctgtttttcttttcctgcccagtaggtggcgctcgtggcgctcgtctgtctgcacggcagtcagcccgggaaaccgcgcgtagaggcgggggtcgctggccgccgcgacttgggagagtgccggtcctaattgcccagctggcccgaaacgccaagcttgatgggagggccccgctatccaacgttcccagtcagaccggggaaccacgtgcgtggaggggaccccagtcgccagccgccccggccgggaaaacgcgcgccgcttgggtatctcaccgcagcagattctccctgcccgttcagctgttccagaatggggtacgctgtctttttggtctctgtcgtgactccgggagctgtttcgtattgtttctgtttctttagttgtttttctggaggaggaactaagacccgcgcgtcttactaagccgccatcttctcttaGTGCCCGGTAGCTTCAATTTTGAGATTGACTGAAGTGAGTAGGCAGAGTCATTTTAGAGTGAGGTTTAGACAAACAGCGTCTAAGATGTTGCTGTTTCTGCTTTATGTAAactcagcctcagttttcccttttttcaaaaatggtaACAAAATTGGAAATGTTTTGAAGGGAATGTTAGTTTTGCATGTACTTAGAAGGTGAACTGTTGTAAGAGTGGATGATTGCCGTTCCCAGTCACCCTTCTTGCCAGTTCttttggttttctgtctttttattgattGCACATTATCGGACCATTTTACCCTTTAGTTGTTGGATTTGTTCCATGCTTATAAAGTAATTATGGGAGGAAATCCCTAAAGTTTTAAAGCCTATGTTTCTTTTTAGTCACTGAAGTTCATGTTTCCTTTTAGTTTTCACTTCAGTGGGTTTGGTCCATTTCATATGAGTAGCGTATTTTCAAAGCTCTGATGTTTTACATAGTCTGTTGTCACATACAAGGAGATGGTTCCTTGGAAAGAAATTCTAACAGTGTATATTTATTGCTTGTGAGCTATATCCTTGGCTCCCATCCTAGAGAATATTCTTGATAGTTTTTATGTAGAAGGGCAATCTAAGGCATGTTGAGAAGCTTCGGTGATGAGGTTTACTATGTGCCATTAGAAACTGAAAACCAAGGAAGTGTCTGATCTTGCCTGTGAGGTAGGCAGAGGATCCTTCAGACGAGTGGAAAGGTGTCACAGCAGAAGGGGACACAAATGCTTGAGGCAGAGGGGGTGCATTTGCAGGCTGTCAGACAGTATGGGGTCGTGGGGTATCTGCACAGGATTTATGTGAGAAAATGGCTGGAACCAAGTTTTGGATGGTCTCAGACTTAATAAGTAAGCAGTGGAGAGTTCCTTTAGGTTGTTCAGTAGAAGAGGTGTAAATTCAGCAGTATTGGGTAAGTCTGGCACTGCCCTCGTTCCTTGGGTGAGGAGAGAAAGTGGGAGACATGAAACCAGTTAGGATATGATTGCAGTCATTGCAGGTGGGAGGTGATGAGTATTTGAAATCAGCTGGGAGGGAATGGGTGGTTGGGAGCCAGGGCAGATGTGAAATCACTTGTGTGGTGTGGTGCTGGGAGGAGAGCAGGCCAACGTTTCAATCTTGGGAGAATCGTGTCATTAATTTAGAAACCTCTGAGGAGGAGAGTAGGGTAGGCCAGTAGAAAGGTGAGTTTGGCCTGTTGGCTTAAAAGTTCATTAATGCTACCTCATGATTTGATACACCAcaaccccatcccacccccgctatgggcaggcaccgggaatcaaccctgggtctcaggcatggcaggtgagaactctgccactaagccaccattacGCTGCCCCATagcttgctttttatttttattcctttgcgtTTAGACATTAAGTATTCCTTGGTGCTTTATCAGTCATTATAATCAGAACATCTGAGTGTAACTTTGAAAACAGGTAAGGAGCCCTTATTTTGAATAACATTGATGGAGGtgctattttttcctattttaaaaatcccaGCATTTTCCTTATTATTCAACTACTTTCATatagcaattagataagaaaatacatttgatCATGCCATTGTGAGTTTTTTATGATGGCATGTTTTCTTAAGGTGAATTTGATGTAGAATTGAGATTGGCTTTTTACTTTACAAACAAAATGAGGATTACAGACTCATTTCAGTCTATAAGCTATCAGAGCTGGTATTCCTTCAGAAAACTAATGTTTTTAAAGTAGAACACAAATAATTAACTGTTTGAAAAAAGCTTCAAGTTACATGTAGAGGATGATTTaccttaaaaagggaaatatcaagaaattatttgaaataaatgtgaaatactGTGTTCAGACTATGAAAGCCATGTCATCTCAGCGTCCTTTTAAGGACTGGAAAAATAAGCCCGTGAGGCTTTGTCATGTATTTTGGAGGGTTTTGGTAGTTCATCAGATAGTGGGGATTTGGGATTCTCGAGAAGGGGGGAGCGGTACAGCCGTGGGGCCCCTGACGCACTGTTTACCACGTGGGTTAGGTTCATAATAGGACAAGATTTCTTCCCGGTCTAAATCCTGCATTGCAGGCCCTGAGCACTTACATTAAGACAGTGTTTGGGGTTAGGCTGGGATTGGAGAGAGCTCAGCCATGACTCGGATCCTAAGTGGGCTGTAGAGTTACACAACAAGGCCTCTCAGGAAGTAATACAACtttcatctattttgttgttgagaCAGGCCTGTTTTTAACTTCCTGCTCATACCCAATTTCTATTGGACGTGGGAGATAGATATAAGGGGAAGGATTTTCATTCCTTTCAAGCCTTGAGACCGCCTTGGGGAGCTAATTGTTTTTGTGGAATAATCTGTTTGTTTTCTGTAGCTAGTTTACCGGTAAGGTTTATAATATATGTTTACTATAGAGCCATAGAACATTTAGTCATATTAAAAAACAGTACAGTGAGGGTGCAGGGGCAGTTCAGTGGTGgtattctcccctgccatgcaggagatctagattcgattcctggtccatgcacttccaccccccccccccaaaacaaacaaacaagcaaaaccaaaaataaacgaacaaacaaaaaaatcaacaaatggtactgcagtaGTGGgatacttgcatggaaaaataatgaaatgtgaccctgccataaaaacaaacaaacaaaaaaagtggtACGAAGCCATGAAACCATTTTGATAAGCTGCGTTTGGGAAAGTAAGGCTGAAGCTTTATTAAAGCAGTTCTTTTTGGGGGATGTCCTGTCATGAAATGGTAATCCCACAGGCCATTGCTTGTTCCCTTACAGAGAAAAtgagaccaaaaggaagaagtggTTTTTCTGTTAAAGACCATACACTCCCAGTTCTGTCCCACCTCAAACACAAACTCTCATGGTGCTGCTTACCGAAAAGGACATCCTCTGTggggttttggggttttttgtttttttgatgatCTGTTATGTTAGTGatttttattacaaatattttctataatggagactttttttctttctgttcagaCTCATTTAAAGGTATATGGTATGGACAGCATATAAAACAAATGGTATATACTTTACTAACATCATCAACTAAAGACAAACTTTCATGTAAGAGTGTCTTCTAGACTTTTTGGATTACTCTTTTTAGATGAAGCCTCTgtgatctttttgtttctggctccttGTTCAAATAatccttttataaaaatattctcgAGTCCTTTTATATAGGTGGTTCAGTCAATTATGTATCAAAGTGGAACCTcagttcagttaaaaaaaaattcctattaaGCAGGATTTTTAGTCATAATCAAGAGCCACTTTGAATTCCTTTCTTAGATTTCTGCATTGCAGATGTTGCAAAGCAGTTGTGGGCATGTCACATTCTCTCCATGGACATATTTTCTTTGGCCTGTGCGTTGCTGGCCCAGCATTGAAAAACATTGTGATTTTATATCCCTTGAAATGATGAAGAAACAATTGGCCAAAGATACGGGGTCCGTGTCCTCTCTTGTGGGGCACAAGATCTCAGGTCCCCAGCTTTTTCTGTTCTGTGTTTTCTTGTAAGCCTGTGTTTACGTTGCCTTCTTTGCCATCCCAGGCACCCTGAACAGCCGAGGGCCTGCCCTGTAGCTCTGGACTGTAGAAAGACCTGGAAATGTTGCATTTTGCTCTCATGGATTAGAACTGAGTAACTCAGAGAAGTTTCTGACTCAATTTTTACTAGTGCCTTAATTTTGTCTGTTGGTCTGGACTTGAAACGTTCAGATGGATTGTGTCTGTTGCGCCTCTGTGCCTTAAGTGCATTGCATTTTATTTCCTGAGATAGCTTGCTTTCATATTTCTGATCTGCTTTCTTTGCTGCTCAGCTTCTCTTTTTTGCTTCCTTTGTCTCCCCTTGCCCAGTAAGGGGTCATTTAAAACCCCAGAATTTATCAGTTTGTCTTCGTCAATGGGAATTGTGAAGAATAAACACAAAtctattttgtttctcaaatacGTTTAGCCAAATAAATGGAGCAAGCTTAGTTTACCGAGCAAATTTAtcaaagcttttttatttttacttttattttttgagagGGGATATTTGATCCTGAGTGTGGACAAGGAACTGATAAAAGTGTGGAAGGTGGATACAATGAGAACCTTCCCAGCTCTTCCTCAGTTTAGAGTGTCTTCTGAGTTTTATCTCAAATGTCATGAGATCCAAGAGCGTATGAAGGATGTTTTTggaaatgttgttagttaagtagaattttcttttttgtcttccttCCGTTAGCATGTGTAATTGAGTATATTAAAGAAACTACTTATGTCTTGACGATGAAGAAATCTGGTAATGTTTTCTCATAACTTGATTATTAAGAAAATAGACACTGTTAAAAACAATTTCTTTATTAGTACATCTACATTTAACGTGAAGTATGTACAAACGTTAAACAGAAATGTTTGGGAAGACTATTTGAGCAAGTGAATGTCTTCATTCAAGAGAAAGAACTTGGTTTTCATAACTCGAAACCAACAACTGTATCATCTATCTTAACATATGAAGTgtatctattttctggaagagtatCATGtatcaattttcatttattttataatttctcagtattataaattttagattttttctatCAAGCCTATTTGCTCTCTAAgagaactgctttttttttctccctaggaAATAATGTATGTTGCTAGTTTagggtgtgtgtgttttcataCCCTTTTAACAGAGAAAATTGCTGACAACACATGCCAATATCTAGCTTTCCTCAGTACAGTTCACTTAAAACTATTCTCACAGGACCCCAAGCTCATGAATGGCTTAAAAAGTCTTTGAATAACATGTTTCACATTTGTCATGTATCATTCTCAAAATTCTATCAGAAAAAAAGtatgtttttattgtaaagtgCGTAACTTTTGTCTGTATTCCTTTGAAATGCCACGAAAACATCTTACAGGTATCTTCCTGTCCTTCTTCAAATTAGAGAAAACTTGGCTTTTTTGCTACAAAAAGgcctctttctagccctttatcAAACTATGCCTGCATTTCAGTTGATTTTTAAtaatcctattttaaaaattcacacaaCTTATTAATTTAATTCTTGTTTTTAGAGAAAGAGGATGCCTCTTAGAATTGTTTTtgattgcttccttttttttttttttttactatttaaaattgtacattaACTGACTAGTGGGTATAAATTTAAAGCTTGTATTTTCATGGAATAGGATTAAAAGATgtatgtatcatttttctttaacaGTAAGAGAAATATCTGTATTAAGAGATggctatatgtattttttgatgTTAAAAGAAAGCGTGGAAACTGACACTTAATTTTATCATCTGACTAATTTGGGTAATAATGCCTAGAGATGGCACTCACTGTCATGGGTATGTTTCCTATTCATTCCTCTTACCATGCAATTGAAAATTATAGTGTGCATACGCGGACCTTATTTGAAAGGGAGTGGGGATTTACAAAGTGTCCATGCTTTCATGCATTGTAGTTTCCCTTTTGGTTTTGGAAGTTTCTAGGACATTCTGAGCTTTTAATGGGATGTGCAATTTCTTACATAAGATTTCTCTAAATGGCtggcatagaaaaaaataaataatggggtctAGGCATACATTTGCAGCAGACAGCAGCAGAGTGAATTCTTTCACGTAGAACAGGATTTCTTTTGAATGGCAGGTGTAGTTATCTTCTGTTTGACTCTTTGTGTAGGGGATTCTGGCAATGTGGTAAGGCACAAAACAGACGATAAAGACGAACATGATGCTGAATATGTTGCGGCTAGATTTCTTCTTGACCGAAATAGAATTCCTTCTGGACTTAAGGTGGGACTTAAAGATTTTCCTTGTGATAGCAGTGTAGAAGATGATCAGTAGTAGAAACACTACCCAGAACATGCCCACAAAGATATAGTTTGATGCCTTGTGCCACTTCTGGCCCAGTTCATTCTTAAGTTCCACACATTTTATATGTGTCACCTCCTTAACGCTCTGGTTGGTCAAGATGATGTTCGGAACAGCAAGGACGAGCATCAGCAGCCACACCAGCATGGACAGGGCTTTGCTGTAACTCACCGAGTGGATGAAAGAACTCAGAAGAGACTTGACAATTTTGTAATATCTGTCAAAGCTGATGAGCCCAAAGAAGACGATGCTGACGTACATGTTGACGTAGAAGAACACGGCGGAAACCCTGCAGACAAACACGTTCAGCTGCCAGGGTCCGAGGCCAGAATCGCTGAGAATCTTGAAAGGAAAGGTCAGGCTCATCAGAAAGTCAGCCGCGACGATGTTCTTGAGATAGACGATGAAGCTCTTAGAGCTGGGCACGTAAAGGAATATCCATCCTGACACTCCATTGAACAGGATCCCTGCTAGGAAGACCAAGCAGTACATCGCAGGAATGATTTGCTGAGTTATCAGAGTGTTCCTGGAGCAGGACTTCTCTGGGGGCTGGATGGTGGTTGCATTGATCATTTTGTAACTTCTGAAGGCAAAAGCATAGAAAGAGATGTGAACCAGCCACTCAGAGGGCACGTACGACCTCCTAAGTCATCTCCAAGTAATAAAATTGAAGGGGTAGTAATATAGTCATACCCACCAAGTTCTTGAAACCAAGTTTTGGTTCTATATAATTTAggcacctatttctttttttgcttttcaggAATGAGAAGGGAAGGATAGGCCAGACAGATGACAAGGATGAAATATTGGAGAAAGGAGGCAACTGGAACAACTTTTAAGCAATATGGAGATCAACATTTCCCTTAAGTGACAAACAATTCtaggaaatattcatttaaaCTTAATCTCAAAATGTAGTAACAGTTGTGAAACTAGTGAATGAATCTGCTTCATTATGTTCAGAACTCTAAActtaatgtatatttttttcacCCAAGTTGTGTGATTCCCCCTGCCTccaattattactttttctggattcataaaaataagtttaaatgtTTGCATAATTTTTTAGGCCTTTCCGTTCTATAGATCAACatggcttctttttaaaaacattttattgtagtaacacatacaacataaaattgcccattttagccactttcaaataCACAGTTCAGTGGTGGTAATTATAGTCACCTTGCTGTACTGCCATCGTTACtgttcattaccaaaacttttccatcatggtccctactttttaaaaagtctaatcTGCACTTCTGGGCATAGGACAGTGTCTTACAAGCATACATATCcaaatatgaaatggtatctttgCCATGAGTTTATGGGTGACTTAAAAACTGTGCTTTTCCGTGTTTTTTTGTTTCCCAATTGGAAAActgatttgcattatttttataaatcaagTAAATAAGTGATGAAAATACCTTAAAAGAGCCTAGAGAAATGCCTTTCAGAGTACAATCTAGATCTGTGCTAGCCAATATGATAAAATTGTCCAATGAGCACTTGAATTGTGGTTGCTCCAAATTGACatgtgctgtaagtgtaaaataccTGGACTTTGCAGATCTGGTATGAAAACAAGATTGTAAAGTATCTCATTAATATGTTGAAATATTTCATGAATAATTCCATTAAAGaattattcttaatttcatttaattttactcttttaaGGTGGttgctagaaaattttaaattacatatgtgacatgcattttatttttatcggACAATGCTACTAGGAAATTTGTGTATTCTTCAGTAATGTCAGAAGTATTGAGTTAGGGCAGAGGGAAGATTAgaatttcttcaaaaagttatttgataaataaaaacagGTATTTATTGCTAATTTTACATGTGACTAATAGCAATATGCTGCTTTAAGCCCTTCAAGATAAAAGTTCTGACTCTTTAACGTTGCTCAGGAATCTTCTCTTGTTCTGATCTGTGCTTCCTCAGTACTCAGTAATGAGTTCCTGCAGCCCTGGACCTTTCTGCCTCCCTTGTTTCCGTGGTTTTGCTCCCCTTGGACCTTTGCAAAAACTTTTGTATGTGTGGAAAATTCTCTTGGCTTTTTGTTTGGACAGCTTCTCTTCATCCTTGGGGCCTCAGCCTGGATATTGCTTCCTTTAGGAAGCGTCCTCCTCTCAAACCTCAGGTTCGCTGGGCTGGGAATGGTGTCTCTTCTGTGTGTGCTTCTGGTTCTATGTTCTTCTTCTGTTACAACACTCACTgcccttctgtttgctttttgtttcttcttctattttaagCTCTTCAGAGGAGAGTGACCGTGTCCTTTTCCACCATTGTGTTCCTAGCATAATATTTTGGACATAAgatgcttaaaatatttatgaaatagatGAATATACAATTTGGGAATACCAGACACAAATCACTGTTCTTCAGAAATTTACATCTAATCTGATGTCAgggaaaagaaagattaaatcaataatcaaaaacatccaaacagagaaaagcccaggaacagataGCTTCACAGCGGAGTTCTATCAAACATTCTGAGAATAATTAACACCagtcctcctcaaactcttccaacaaTTTGAAGAGGAGcgaacattccattctacaagGTCCACATCATCCTCACATCAAAGCTAGATAaaaatacaagaagagaaaactagagGTCAAGATCTTTTATGAGAtcttcagcaaaatactagcaaaatagTACAAAATACTAACTCTCTGAATCTGACGGCATATCAGatgaattacacaccatgatcaagtgttggagaggatgtgaagaaaaagGAGCATTCATTAATTGTCGGTGGGAAtgaaaatagtgcagccactttggaagacaatttggcagttcttcagaaagttaagtatagagttacctgatgacctggcaatcctacttctgagaatataccccaaagaattgaaagctggaactcaaacagatatttatgcacactgatgtccatagtggcattattcacagttgccaaaagatagaagcaacccaggtgtctgTCAACTGGTGAACAGATAAAATAATGTGTTCTGTACATACAGTGGAAATTCCACTGtgaaaaggagtgaagtcctCAGAAAATTGACAATGTGGATTCACTTTGGAGACTTCATGTTGAATGTAGTTAGCCAGAGAAAGGATAgatgaaataaatggaataagcaagctcatagaatcagaatctagaacgtaggttaccaggggacagggtggatATTGGAAATAGGGTGTTAAAATATACAGGGtgtctatttgggatgatggaaatttttggtaatggatggtcatGATGGTG is drawn from Tamandua tetradactyla isolate mTamTet1 chromosome 5, mTamTet1.pri, whole genome shotgun sequence and contains these coding sequences:
- the P2RY14 gene encoding P2Y purinoceptor 14; this translates as MINATTIQPPEKSCSRNTLITQQIIPAMYCLVFLAGILFNGVSGWIFLYVPSSKSFIVYLKNIVAADFLMSLTFPFKILSDSGLGPWQLNVFVCRVSAVFFYVNMYVSIVFFGLISFDRYYKIVKSLLSSFIHSVSYSKALSMLVWLLMLVLAVPNIILTNQSVKEVTHIKCVELKNELGQKWHKASNYIFVGMFWVVFLLLIIFYTAITRKIFKSHLKSRRNSISVKKKSSRNIFSIMFVFIVCFVPYHIARIPYTKSQTEDNYTCHSKEILFYVKEFTLLLSAANVCLDPIIYFFLCQPFREILCKKLHIPLKAQNVLETSKTKRETTMHESMDTL